TGGATCGCACTTCGCCGGACATGATTCGAGAGGTGGAACGCGTTTTGGAGAGAAAACTGTCGTCGATGTCGACACAGGACTTCACTGTGGCGGGCGGCATAAAGGCGATTGTCGAGGTCCTGAACCGCGTCGACCGCACGACGGAGAAGTCCATTACGGAAAACCTCGAGGTCGACAATCCGGAGCTCACCGAGGAGATCAAGCGCCTCATGTTTGTCTTCGAGGACATCGTCATGCTCGACGATCGCTCTCTGCAGCTGGTTCTTCGCCAAGTCGATACAAAGGACCTTTCCCTTGCGCTCAAAGCGAGCCAGGGCGAGGTTGCCGACAAGATCTACAAGAACATGTCGTCTCGTGCAGCCGACATGCTGCGTGAGGAAATCGAGTTCATGGGACCTGTCAAGATCAAGGACGTCGAGGAAGCGCAGCAGAAGGTCGTCAATGTCATCCGCAGCCTGGAGGAAAAGGGAGAAATCGTCGTATCGCGCGGCAAGGGAGACGAGATGATTGTCTAAGGTTATC
This portion of the Selenomonas sp. TAMA-11512 genome encodes:
- the fliG gene encoding flagellar motor switch protein FliG; the protein is MPDMYEGRELTSQQKAAVLFIAMGPECSALLFQHLSEDEIEMLTLEIANQKQVTGEMKRAVISEFYQMIMAQNYLSLGGLEYAQDILEKALGSERAMAILGRLTSSLQVKPFDFLKKTDPSQLLNFIQNEHPQTIALIMAYLDPDQAATILGSLPSDKQVEVTKRIALMDRTSPDMIREVERVLERKLSSMSTQDFTVAGGIKAIVEVLNRVDRTTEKSITENLEVDNPELTEEIKRLMFVFEDIVMLDDRSLQLVLRQVDTKDLSLALKASQGEVADKIYKNMSSRAADMLREEIEFMGPVKIKDVEEAQQKVVNVIRSLEEKGEIVVSRGKGDEMIV